One genomic window of Trichlorobacter lovleyi includes the following:
- a CDS encoding CBS domain-containing protein: MKTVAEIMTKEVITVGTETTIRELAELFVTHRISSLPVVDAAGSLIGIVTESDLVEQNKSVHLPTVISLFDWVIYLESEKTLEKELKKMGARSVADIYQPEAVSIAPTASLSEAADLMSAHHTNAVPVLENGRLVGIVARIDIIRTLLV, encoded by the coding sequence ATGAAAACTGTTGCCGAGATCATGACCAAAGAGGTGATCACCGTAGGTACCGAGACAACCATCCGCGAGCTGGCCGAGCTGTTCGTCACCCACCGGATCAGCTCACTTCCGGTGGTTGATGCCGCCGGGTCCCTGATCGGTATCGTGACTGAATCAGACCTGGTTGAGCAGAACAAAAGCGTGCACCTGCCGACCGTGATCAGCCTGTTTGACTGGGTGATCTACCTTGAATCAGAGAAGACCCTGGAAAAGGAGCTGAAAAAGATGGGGGCCAGGAGCGTTGCCGACATCTATCAGCCGGAAGCGGTCTCCATCGCCCCGACCGCCTCACTCAGCGAGGCTGCCGACCTGATGAGCGCCCATCACACCAACGCAGTACCGGTGCTTGAAAACGGCAGACTGGTGGGGATTGTGGCACGTATCGACATCATCCGCACCCTGCTGGTGTAG
- the tsaE gene encoding tRNA (adenosine(37)-N6)-threonylcarbamoyltransferase complex ATPase subunit type 1 TsaE translates to MSCPVTSLVIETGSPEQTEAVGTSLGRLLEAGDLVTLSGELGGGKTCFVRGVVASLAPASKELVASPTFAILNEYPGQPPVLHYDCYRLRGSDDALELGIDEQLCGDGVCLIEWPERITAILPDDRLEVLFEYAGDTRRAITFLSHGCRGAKLLAQLAAIGDSCKKPLSEEQRSAM, encoded by the coding sequence ATGTCCTGTCCGGTGACATCGCTGGTGATTGAAACCGGCTCTCCAGAACAGACCGAGGCCGTGGGAACCAGCCTGGGCAGACTGCTTGAGGCCGGTGATCTGGTGACCCTGTCCGGTGAACTGGGGGGCGGCAAGACCTGTTTCGTACGTGGCGTGGTCGCATCGCTGGCCCCTGCCAGCAAAGAACTGGTGGCCTCCCCCACCTTTGCCATCCTCAATGAATATCCGGGGCAGCCGCCGGTGCTGCACTACGACTGCTACCGCCTGCGCGGCAGTGACGATGCCCTGGAATTAGGCATAGATGAGCAGCTCTGCGGAGACGGTGTCTGCCTGATTGAGTGGCCGGAACGGATAACCGCCATCCTGCCGGATGACCGGCTTGAAGTCCTGTTTGAATATGCCGGTGACACCCGGCGTGCCATCACCTTTTTGTCCCATGGTTGCCGTGGGGCAAAACTGCTGGCACAGCTTGCTGCCATCGGCGATTCCTGCAAAAAACCCTTGTCTGAGGAACAGCGTTCTGCTATGTAA
- a CDS encoding aspartate kinase — protein MALVVQKYGGTSVGTTDRIKNVAKRIIKTYEAGNEVVVVVSAMSGETNKLVALANDMVDIPDNREYDVVVATGEQVTIGLLAMYLKSLGYKAKSYMGWQVPIITDSTFSKARIESIDDTKMRADLKAGNIVVVAGFQGMDKDGNLTTLGRGGSDTSAVALAAALKADVCEIYTDVDGVYTTDPNVCKEARKVEKVSYDEMLELASLGAKVLQIRSVEFAKKFNVDIHVRSSLNENTGTMVTREDKDMEGILVSGVAYDKNEAKIAVLGVPDKPGIAAQILTPLSDAAISVDMIVQNVSHDGLTDFTFTVTKADLKKALLITNEAAKEIQAQEVQSDENISKISIVGLGMRSHAGVATRMFSVLAKNNINIGMISTSEIKVSVVIDEKYTELAVRVLHEEFGLQG, from the coding sequence ATGGCACTGGTAGTCCAGAAATATGGAGGTACCTCGGTCGGCACCACGGACCGAATCAAGAATGTCGCCAAGCGGATCATCAAGACCTATGAGGCCGGTAATGAGGTGGTGGTGGTGGTTTCCGCCATGTCAGGTGAGACCAACAAACTGGTGGCGCTGGCCAATGATATGGTGGATATCCCTGACAACCGCGAATACGACGTGGTGGTTGCCACCGGTGAGCAGGTCACCATCGGTCTGCTGGCAATGTACCTGAAGTCGCTGGGCTACAAGGCCAAGTCCTACATGGGCTGGCAGGTGCCGATCATCACCGACAGCACCTTTTCCAAGGCCCGGATCGAAAGCATTGACGACACCAAGATGCGCGCCGACCTGAAGGCCGGCAACATTGTAGTGGTGGCCGGTTTCCAGGGCATGGACAAGGACGGCAATCTGACCACCCTCGGCCGCGGCGGTTCCGACACCTCGGCGGTGGCGCTTGCAGCTGCCCTCAAGGCTGATGTCTGCGAGATCTATACCGATGTTGACGGTGTCTATACCACCGACCCCAACGTCTGCAAAGAGGCCCGCAAGGTTGAGAAGGTTTCCTACGACGAGATGCTTGAGCTGGCCAGCCTTGGTGCAAAGGTGCTGCAGATCCGCTCGGTTGAGTTTGCCAAAAAATTTAATGTGGACATTCATGTCCGCTCTAGCCTGAATGAAAACACCGGTACCATGGTTACCAGGGAGGATAAGGATATGGAAGGGATTCTCGTTTCCGGGGTTGCGTACGACAAGAATGAAGCCAAGATTGCCGTACTGGGAGTACCGGACAAACCGGGCATTGCAGCACAGATTCTCACCCCGCTCTCTGATGCGGCTATTTCAGTCGATATGATCGTGCAGAACGTCAGCCATGACGGCCTGACCGACTTCACCTTCACTGTCACCAAGGCCGACCTGAAGAAGGCCCTGCTGATCACCAACGAGGCCGCCAAAGAGATTCAGGCCCAGGAGGTTCAGTCTGACGAGAACATCAGCAAGATCTCCATTGTCGGCCTGGGCATGCGCAGCCATGCCGGTGTTGCCACCCGCATGTTCTCGGTGTTGGCCAAGAACAACATCAACATCGGCATGATCTCCACCTCCGAGATCAAGGTTTCGGTGGTAATCGATGAAAAGTACACCGAGCTGGCCGTACGGGTGCTGCACGAAGAGTTTGGTCTGCAGGGATAA
- a CDS encoding ATP-binding protein, translating into MATSRKTTPPARQTGADAEQARIARNEFLTNMSHEIRTPMNGVIGMAQLLRTTPLDAVQKEYLDCLEVSAKSLMYLINDIIDFSKIEDGQVELEEVDFSLRATINNIIKTQHADLHIKGLDLLIEIPHTVPDALRGDQLHTKQVILNLLGNAIKYTVQGTIRLVVSVIEQQEDQVLLQLSITDTGVGIDEENLDKLFAPLLRTSSPANRKLGAKGLGLSISRRLVELMGGRIWAESSVGIGSSFHLALPFIVARRTAASDTMEERDAISAQWEGPALQILLAEDNAINQKFAVTILERMGHRVTSTNNGKEAVQFWKQGQFDLILMDIQMPLMDGRSATAAIRKAEDGTGRHIPIIALTAHALQEEKLHLLSSGFDGYVPKPMEISVLTSEMYKLLMQP; encoded by the coding sequence ATGGCAACCAGCCGTAAAACAACACCTCCAGCCAGGCAGACCGGCGCTGATGCAGAACAGGCCCGCATTGCCCGGAATGAGTTTCTCACCAACATGAGCCATGAGATCCGCACGCCGATGAACGGTGTGATCGGCATGGCGCAGCTGCTGCGGACCACGCCGCTGGATGCCGTCCAGAAGGAATATCTTGACTGCCTGGAAGTCTCAGCCAAGAGTCTGATGTACCTGATTAACGACATCATTGACTTCTCCAAGATTGAAGACGGACAGGTTGAGCTGGAAGAGGTTGACTTCAGCCTGCGCGCCACCATCAACAACATCATCAAGACCCAGCATGCCGACCTGCATATCAAAGGCCTGGACCTGCTGATCGAGATCCCCCATACCGTGCCCGACGCCCTCAGGGGTGATCAGCTGCATACCAAGCAGGTCATTCTCAACCTGCTGGGCAATGCCATCAAGTACACCGTACAAGGAACCATCAGGCTGGTGGTCAGCGTTATCGAGCAGCAGGAGGATCAGGTCCTGCTGCAGTTGAGCATCACCGACACCGGCGTCGGCATTGATGAGGAAAATCTGGACAAGCTGTTTGCACCGCTGCTCCGGACCAGCTCACCGGCAAACCGGAAACTGGGAGCAAAGGGGTTGGGGCTTTCGATCAGCAGACGGCTGGTTGAGCTGATGGGCGGCAGGATCTGGGCTGAAAGCAGCGTTGGTATCGGCAGCAGCTTCCACCTGGCACTGCCCTTTATCGTGGCACGCAGGACCGCTGCCTCCGATACCATGGAGGAGCGGGACGCCATCTCGGCACAGTGGGAAGGTCCGGCCTTACAGATCCTGCTGGCTGAAGACAACGCCATTAACCAGAAATTTGCGGTCACCATCCTAGAACGGATGGGGCACCGGGTTACCAGCACCAACAACGGCAAGGAAGCAGTGCAGTTCTGGAAACAAGGGCAGTTTGACCTGATCCTGATGGATATCCAGATGCCGTTGATGGATGGCCGTTCTGCAACAGCCGCCATCAGAAAAGCGGAAGACGGCACTGGCCGGCATATACCGATCATTGCCCTGACCGCCCATGCCCTGCAGGAAGAAAAGCTGCACCTGCTCAGCTCAGGCTTTGACGGCTACGTTCCCAAACCGATGGAGATCAGTGTGCTGACCAGCGAGATGTACAAGCTGCTCATGCAGCCCTGA
- a CDS encoding CHAT domain-containing protein has translation MSRIVQTIVLIGLMLMLFCQLAFAGRNEAENLWEEGSRATEAKRYPEAVRLFERSFALCGSDIDCRWANLNGLGVVYDALDQNERARSYYEQALQMSRRRNNPEDLANDLLNLGALLYKGLEQYQQALPLLEEALLLTRRSAKSEESALLLFHTGTVKTVLGRYPEAIRDLQESLGINRRLGNHAGISNALATLGQAYNMSGNYSQAAGYYDEAIAIQRRNHLDEDLCSSLNRKGLNEFDLHRIPAALAAFDEALQVAGRLGDRRQQANILNNIGVVHKSSGQYDQARNYYQQALTLARQLGRKGMLATASNNIGDVYAALGQQDQALANYQDALRINREIGARQDMATNLNNIAMVYYQSRRYDEAIRWHQQALELKRSIGNKLDIALALSNLAAAYLFSGDPGTAEQLLNERRRLHIDKSGVHLRHPGLVEVYLQTGRYDQALALLQQQTPAVLAGDQVVAEHEMQTGRALLGRGEYAGASRHLLKSYQLLEELRASVAERGSFLAAGGGGGRFRTYRALTASVAEQVLHNQAPVPELRSYGTGTAAAAFYFAEATKARSLIERVAESGRRSLAAAGISRELRQEEQQLRRQLTSLDAGRDQAVRGGKERYAQYRQQRQELNQRLERLIARLQREFPLYAAINYPRPVAAEQLPLADDELLLAYALGEDASYLFVVRKGGVQQVVRLPLQRTLLEEKVKNFLEPLTNRHQQDFSQAQAAELYRLLLAEGLAAARPADRLIIVPDGILGTLPFEILALPGNGSGSGNGSGSGSGKEVRYVGDRYAVSYYQSASLLALKRTLPAGHPTRTLFALGNPDFGTAAGSQQGFRGLAIAPKQHGQQILFPPLPETETEVRRIAALLGTAVAPPDILLGQQASEAMVKQSPLGEYRYLHFATHASLPGLIQEVNEPFILLSQRDKRSGSDGFLTLSEVLDLRLHAELVMLSACVTGVGKEVEGEGVANFARAFQSAGAGSVVVSLWEVASEPAVEYVALFYGYLKQGKPHALALKLAREQMRSRYPNPFYWGVFVLHGEG, from the coding sequence ATGTCCCGTATCGTACAGACAATAGTCCTGATAGGCTTGATGCTGATGCTTTTTTGCCAGCTCGCCTTTGCCGGCAGGAACGAGGCCGAGAATCTCTGGGAGGAGGGCAGCAGGGCCACCGAAGCCAAACGTTATCCCGAGGCGGTCCGGCTGTTTGAACGTTCGTTTGCCTTGTGCGGTAGTGATATCGACTGCCGTTGGGCCAATCTGAACGGCCTGGGGGTGGTCTATGATGCGCTCGATCAGAATGAACGGGCGCGCAGCTATTACGAACAGGCGCTGCAGATGAGCCGGCGGCGCAACAACCCGGAGGATCTGGCCAACGACCTGCTGAACCTTGGTGCGCTTTTGTACAAAGGACTGGAACAGTATCAGCAGGCCCTGCCGCTGCTGGAAGAGGCGCTGCTCCTGACACGCCGCTCAGCTAAGTCCGAGGAGAGTGCCCTGCTGCTGTTTCATACCGGAACGGTCAAGACCGTGCTGGGACGTTACCCGGAGGCGATCCGCGACCTGCAGGAGTCGCTTGGCATCAACCGCCGGCTGGGGAACCATGCGGGGATTTCAAATGCCCTGGCAACCCTGGGGCAGGCCTACAATATGTCCGGTAATTACAGCCAGGCCGCTGGCTACTATGATGAGGCCATTGCCATCCAGCGTCGCAATCACCTGGATGAGGACCTCTGCTCAAGCCTGAACCGCAAAGGGCTGAACGAGTTTGATCTGCACAGGATTCCCGCTGCCCTGGCTGCTTTCGACGAGGCGTTGCAGGTTGCCGGACGTCTGGGGGACAGGCGCCAGCAGGCCAACATACTTAACAATATCGGAGTGGTGCACAAGAGTTCCGGCCAGTATGACCAGGCTCGAAACTACTATCAGCAGGCCCTGACCCTGGCCCGGCAGTTGGGGCGCAAAGGGATGCTGGCCACGGCAAGCAATAACATTGGTGATGTGTATGCGGCGCTGGGGCAGCAGGACCAGGCCCTTGCGAACTATCAGGATGCCTTGCGGATCAACCGCGAGATCGGCGCCCGGCAGGATATGGCCACCAATCTGAACAATATTGCCATGGTCTATTATCAGTCCAGGCGCTACGATGAAGCGATCCGCTGGCATCAGCAGGCGCTTGAGCTGAAGCGCAGCATCGGCAATAAGCTCGATATCGCCCTGGCCCTGAGCAATCTTGCCGCTGCCTATCTCTTTAGCGGCGACCCGGGTACGGCAGAACAGTTGCTGAATGAACGCCGCCGGTTGCATATTGATAAAAGCGGGGTCCATCTGCGGCATCCCGGCCTGGTGGAGGTCTACCTGCAGACCGGCCGCTATGATCAGGCCCTGGCATTACTGCAGCAACAGACCCCGGCGGTGCTGGCAGGGGATCAGGTGGTGGCTGAACATGAGATGCAGACCGGCCGCGCCTTGCTGGGGCGTGGCGAGTATGCCGGGGCGAGCCGGCACCTGCTGAAATCCTATCAGCTGCTGGAGGAGTTGCGGGCCTCCGTGGCTGAGCGGGGTTCGTTCCTGGCAGCCGGTGGTGGTGGCGGACGGTTCCGCACCTATCGTGCCCTGACCGCCAGCGTTGCCGAGCAGGTCCTGCACAATCAGGCGCCTGTCCCGGAACTGCGCTCCTATGGCACCGGCACTGCAGCTGCTGCCTTCTATTTTGCCGAGGCAACCAAGGCCCGCAGCCTGATCGAGCGGGTGGCCGAGAGCGGGCGGCGTTCGCTGGCCGCTGCCGGAATCTCCCGGGAGCTCCGGCAGGAGGAACAACAGCTCCGCCGGCAGCTGACCAGTCTGGATGCCGGGCGGGATCAGGCTGTGCGTGGCGGGAAAGAGCGGTATGCGCAGTACCGGCAGCAGCGCCAGGAGCTGAATCAGCGACTTGAACGCCTGATTGCCCGGCTGCAACGGGAGTTCCCCCTCTACGCGGCCATCAACTACCCCCGGCCGGTGGCGGCTGAACAGTTGCCGCTGGCAGATGACGAACTGCTGCTGGCCTATGCCCTGGGGGAGGATGCGAGCTACCTGTTTGTGGTCAGGAAAGGCGGTGTGCAGCAGGTGGTGCGGCTGCCGTTGCAAAGGACGCTACTGGAAGAGAAGGTCAAGAACTTCCTGGAGCCGCTTACCAACCGCCATCAGCAGGACTTTTCCCAAGCGCAGGCGGCAGAACTGTACCGGCTGCTGCTGGCCGAAGGCCTGGCTGCAGCGCGTCCGGCCGATCGTCTGATCATTGTGCCGGACGGCATCCTGGGCACCCTGCCGTTTGAGATCCTGGCCCTGCCCGGCAACGGCTCCGGCTCCGGCAACGGCTCCGGCTCCGGCTCCGGCAAAGAGGTACGCTACGTGGGGGATCGGTATGCGGTCTCCTACTACCAGTCAGCCAGCCTGCTGGCGTTGAAGCGTACCCTGCCGGCTGGGCATCCGACCCGCACCCTGTTTGCCCTTGGAAATCCTGATTTTGGAACGGCAGCGGGGAGCCAGCAGGGTTTCCGTGGTCTGGCCATCGCCCCCAAGCAGCACGGCCAGCAGATCCTGTTTCCCCCCCTGCCGGAAACCGAGACCGAGGTGCGCAGGATTGCAGCCCTGCTGGGTACGGCTGTCGCCCCTCCCGATATACTGCTGGGGCAGCAGGCCTCCGAGGCAATGGTGAAACAGTCGCCGCTGGGGGAGTACCGCTATCTGCACTTTGCCACCCATGCCTCGCTACCGGGGCTGATCCAGGAGGTGAATGAGCCGTTCATCCTGCTCAGTCAACGGGACAAGCGGAGTGGAAGCGATGGCTTTCTTACCCTGAGCGAGGTGCTTGATCTGAGGCTGCATGCCGAGCTGGTGATGCTCTCGGCCTGTGTGACCGGGGTGGGGAAAGAGGTGGAGGGGGAAGGGGTGGCCAACTTTGCCCGGGCCTTCCAGTCGGCCGGTGCGGGCAGCGTGGTGGTCAGCCTGTGGGAGGTGGCCTCGGAACCGGCGGTGGAGTATGTCGCACTCTTTTACGGTTACCTGAAGCAGGGCAAGCCCCATGCCCTGGCCCTGAAACTGGCCCGGGAGCAGATGCGCAGCAGGTACCCCAACCCGTTTTACTGGGGGGTCTTTGTGCTGCACGGGGAGGGGTAG
- a CDS encoding metal-dependent hydrolase yields MNPITHLLLGWAVANTDQSLVRRERTAVTLAGIAPDLDGLGLVAEALTRGTKHELLWWTQYHHTALHNVTFALFVAAVCAISTGRRWRVALLALISFHVHLLGDLLGARGPENDHWPIPYLMPFSDVWQWSWDGQWELNAWPNFVITGSLLVMMFYLAWKRGYSPLEMVSSRPDHAFVETLRARFPFRR; encoded by the coding sequence ATGAACCCTATTACCCATCTATTGCTTGGTTGGGCTGTAGCCAATACTGACCAGTCGCTCGTGCGCAGGGAGCGGACAGCGGTGACGTTGGCTGGCATTGCTCCTGATCTGGACGGTCTTGGCCTGGTGGCTGAGGCCTTAACCCGCGGCACTAAGCATGAACTGCTCTGGTGGACGCAGTATCACCATACGGCTTTGCATAATGTAACCTTTGCCCTGTTCGTCGCTGCGGTCTGTGCAATTAGTACCGGTCGGCGCTGGCGGGTGGCGTTGCTGGCCTTAATCAGCTTCCATGTACACCTGTTGGGAGATCTGCTGGGGGCGCGTGGGCCGGAAAATGATCATTGGCCGATACCCTACCTGATGCCGTTTTCAGATGTCTGGCAGTGGAGTTGGGATGGTCAATGGGAGCTGAATGCCTGGCCCAATTTTGTGATTACCGGAAGTTTGTTAGTCATGATGTTCTATCTGGCCTGGAAACGAGGTTATTCGCCGTTGGAAATGGTTTCAAGCCGGCCTGATCACGCCTTTGTTGAAACATTACGCGCAAGGTTTCCATTCAGGAGGTGA
- a CDS encoding caspase family protein — translation MGRAFQTTWLLAAVVSCFLLSALPGASWASDKPAVFAQTGHAGLIEFVAINPAASHLVSKEAEGYLKTWEVATGREVRTIKLQTEYGHASNIYFVNDGTFMVVYQKTAELYDLHGQKLRSITLPTFGGTVFLQNPVISKDGQHLFNQSFGTKIYSLKDGSELVLPELGRYKSYEIYTRNNGVTDLGFGYYGVFHKGAGQPGTVGYVLYDDSLNAVKKGSLVIPSISHGSTFKLSPDGKQLAYQGGASSSAIQLYDLASGQVLLTYSPRELLKDEQIFLRFTPDGRLLVGYTHTTDTPQAARMELVLLTPLKNGMYTERKLLFENLHLLLNYQAQPYALAANGLLGVGFNDGRVRVWQTQTGEVVRNFGVRPAGFRSSLSSGSRLLNWREEWSSSSKEVVLQFHLWDLQAAALTQQNVTSRSRLKGTKVGGLGGYTWEVLDPEGLYRKIPREFMKDDYRDEKHYRKLQGMIFLTSDNGDFYTHDTAHKLELRSRKTKQQLADLYAFEDGEWIIITPDGYYNASANGDKYLNVRVGPNIYGIENYRETFFRPDLVKLALAGGSLQGYRTLADVKQPPRVSVVQTAVIATSESFKLTLKLEEQGGGIGDVRLFLNGSAVVLDSSRSLKAVQKEGGDATYRSYTLKLSPGSNTIRAIAFNADNTMQSNEAIHQLQAGFAAIQKPTLHALVIGVQEFRNPKLQLKYAVADANLFATTLRGGAVGLFEQVKITSLTTREVTSRDAVVSALQRYQAINPDDLFILYIASHGTVDEGEYFLITSNVGALSTQKLKSDALSQTALKELVANIPSTKKLIVIDTCNAGQLGQAMQTALLTRGMSEETAMKVLSRAVGSTILSASTSVQEALEGYQGHGLFTWTLVQGLQGKADKGLTGFVKTTDLAAYVEDEVPNLAEKIFKRAQFPTVSISGQGFPVGRVR, via the coding sequence ATGGGGCGCGCCTTTCAAACCACCTGGCTGCTGGCTGCGGTGGTCTCTTGCTTTCTGCTGTCGGCGTTGCCGGGGGCGTCATGGGCGTCTGACAAACCGGCGGTTTTTGCCCAAACCGGTCATGCCGGTCTCATCGAATTCGTGGCCATAAATCCGGCGGCCAGTCATCTGGTCAGCAAGGAGGCAGAGGGGTACCTGAAGACGTGGGAGGTGGCCACCGGCCGGGAAGTCAGGACCATCAAGCTGCAAACGGAATATGGTCATGCTTCGAATATCTATTTTGTCAATGACGGCACCTTCATGGTTGTATATCAAAAAACAGCCGAGCTCTATGATCTGCATGGGCAGAAACTGCGTTCAATTACCCTGCCCACGTTCGGCGGGACTGTTTTTTTACAAAATCCGGTCATCAGTAAGGACGGGCAACATCTGTTCAATCAGTCCTTCGGCACAAAGATCTATAGCCTGAAAGATGGTTCAGAACTGGTCCTGCCGGAGCTGGGTCGCTATAAAAGTTATGAGATCTATACCCGGAACAATGGCGTTACCGATCTGGGGTTCGGCTATTACGGCGTCTTCCATAAAGGGGCTGGCCAACCGGGCACTGTCGGCTATGTGCTGTATGACGACAGCCTGAATGCTGTCAAGAAAGGTTCGCTGGTCATCCCAAGCATTTCTCATGGAAGCACGTTCAAACTTTCACCGGATGGAAAACAACTGGCCTACCAGGGGGGCGCGTCTTCCAGTGCCATACAGCTGTACGACCTGGCAAGCGGACAGGTGCTGCTCACCTACAGCCCCAGAGAGCTGCTCAAAGATGAGCAGATTTTTTTAAGATTTACACCTGATGGCAGGCTGCTGGTCGGTTATACGCACACAACTGACACACCCCAGGCAGCCCGCATGGAACTGGTGCTGCTTACCCCGCTGAAAAACGGCATGTACACGGAGCGAAAGCTTCTGTTTGAAAACCTGCACCTGTTACTGAATTATCAGGCACAGCCCTACGCCTTGGCTGCCAACGGACTGCTGGGGGTTGGGTTTAATGACGGTCGGGTACGGGTCTGGCAGACGCAGACCGGTGAGGTGGTCAGGAACTTTGGGGTCAGGCCGGCCGGCTTCAGAAGCTCGTTAAGTTCCGGCAGCCGTTTGCTCAACTGGCGTGAAGAGTGGTCATCATCCAGTAAAGAGGTGGTGCTGCAGTTTCACCTGTGGGATCTGCAAGCCGCCGCCTTAACGCAGCAGAATGTGACCTCCAGGTCACGCTTGAAGGGTACAAAAGTCGGTGGGCTGGGAGGATACACCTGGGAAGTGCTTGACCCGGAAGGCCTGTACCGAAAAATTCCCCGAGAGTTCATGAAGGATGATTATCGGGATGAGAAACATTACCGAAAACTGCAGGGGATGATTTTTCTGACCAGCGATAACGGTGACTTTTACACACACGACACAGCGCACAAGCTTGAACTGCGCAGCAGGAAAACCAAGCAACAGCTGGCGGATCTGTATGCCTTTGAGGATGGCGAATGGATCATTATCACCCCGGATGGCTACTACAACGCCTCTGCCAATGGAGACAAGTATCTCAATGTGCGTGTTGGTCCAAATATCTACGGCATCGAGAACTACCGCGAGACCTTCTTTCGGCCCGATCTGGTCAAGCTGGCCCTGGCCGGCGGTTCGCTGCAGGGGTACCGCACCCTGGCCGATGTCAAACAGCCTCCCCGGGTCAGTGTCGTCCAGACAGCTGTCATTGCAACCAGCGAAAGCTTCAAGCTGACCTTGAAACTGGAAGAACAGGGCGGCGGCATCGGCGATGTGCGGCTGTTCCTGAACGGCTCAGCCGTCGTGCTGGACAGCAGCCGCTCGCTTAAGGCGGTGCAGAAGGAGGGGGGCGACGCAACCTATCGCAGCTATACCCTCAAGCTTTCCCCCGGCAGCAACACCATCCGGGCCATCGCCTTCAATGCCGACAATACCATGCAGAGCAATGAGGCGATCCACCAGCTGCAGGCCGGTTTTGCTGCAATTCAAAAGCCGACCCTGCATGCCCTGGTGATCGGCGTACAGGAATTCCGTAACCCGAAGTTGCAACTCAAGTATGCCGTGGCCGACGCCAACCTGTTTGCCACCACCTTGCGTGGCGGGGCGGTTGGGCTGTTTGAACAGGTGAAGATTACCTCGCTCACTACGCGGGAAGTCACCAGCCGGGATGCAGTAGTCAGCGCCCTGCAACGCTACCAGGCCATCAATCCTGATGACCTGTTTATCCTCTACATTGCCAGCCACGGCACGGTTGACGAAGGTGAATATTTTCTGATTACTTCCAACGTTGGGGCGCTCAGCACGCAAAAACTGAAGAGCGACGCCTTGTCCCAGACTGCACTGAAAGAGCTGGTGGCCAACATACCCTCAACCAAGAAGCTGATCGTGATCGATACCTGCAATGCCGGTCAGTTGGGCCAGGCCATGCAGACCGCGCTGCTGACCCGCGGCATGAGTGAGGAGACCGCCATGAAGGTGCTGTCCCGTGCGGTGGGCTCGACGATCCTCTCCGCCTCCACCTCGGTGCAGGAGGCACTGGAGGGCTATCAGGGCCATGGTCTGTTTACCTGGACGCTGGTGCAGGGACTGCAAGGCAAGGCAGATAAAGGACTGACCGGCTTTGTCAAAACAACTGACCTTGCCGCCTATGTGGAGGATGAGGTGCCTAACCTGGCAGAAAAGATCTTTAAACGTGCCCAGTTTCCCACGGTGTCGATCAGCGGGCAGGGTTTTCCGGTGGGGCGCGTGCGGTGA
- a CDS encoding BPTI/Kunitz-type proteinase inhibitor domain-containing protein produces MYPVRFACYLVSILLAAPGLTRPVAAVELPELCRLQPVKGPCKAMIEAAYFDHKQGKCVTYFYDGCGAVKPFDNLEECQRTCEQPGLAPKKRPSSGLYYDPVEDDPRYAEVFRKIDAEVKTALDVPTKRSGRGSVHIFWGTKKRILKQKYNIDWRTPAELNPWVIFD; encoded by the coding sequence ATGTACCCTGTCCGATTTGCCTGCTACCTGGTATCAATCCTGCTGGCCGCGCCGGGGCTGACCCGGCCGGTGGCCGCTGTCGAACTGCCGGAGCTGTGCCGTTTGCAACCGGTGAAAGGCCCCTGTAAGGCGATGATCGAGGCGGCCTATTTTGACCACAAACAGGGAAAATGCGTCACCTACTTTTACGATGGCTGCGGAGCGGTGAAACCGTTCGATAACCTGGAGGAGTGTCAGCGAACCTGTGAACAGCCCGGGCTGGCACCAAAAAAACGACCGTCATCCGGCCTGTACTACGATCCGGTTGAGGATGACCCGCGTTATGCCGAGGTCTTCAGGAAGATTGATGCAGAAGTGAAAACGGCACTTGATGTGCCTACGAAACGGAGCGGCAGGGGATCTGTTCATATCTTTTGGGGAACAAAAAAAAGAATCCTGAAGCAGAAGTACAACATCGATTGGCGCACCCCGGCTGAGCTAAATCCATGGGTTATTTTTGATTAG